In one Streptomyces venezuelae genomic region, the following are encoded:
- a CDS encoding acyl-CoA dehydrogenase — protein MSTNTSAHAPKDPLLAPRRGELASVLFLDGDTGPDLHSRWCKAISTGLFRHRCELSVKERWQQSYERLRALNEEVHDVPDLVRDPRALAALHEWTSVVDGATATVAGIHYNLFLGSLLDDDVSPPRDLAEFAELAVNGTFLCTEHGHGNDAAALETVACYDRDRDEFVLHTPHEGAQKYMPNTSAAGGPKSAVVAARLVVDGRDEGVLLFLTPLSDRRGTLPGVTVAILPDRIGSPVDHCVTSFDHVRLPRTALLQGEHGRLTVEGTLTSAVGSARKRFLHAIRRVTVGKLCMSASTLGGSRAALAIAVRYAYLRRISGPVAGERVPLAAHRSHHARLLACTATAYAMTFLHRTVTERWITHGPEDREETERLVAMAKGWITWQARDITIESRERCGARALFPVNGLAEFPANADGAITAEGDNLAVWCKAGAEMIFGHAAAPEPQTATGQESLTDPAFLRRALAAAERHWHLTARRDIRNGTGDGLGRWNHASSAALALVETHTVGQAADAFAAACAQATDPSTRATLDDLHTLFLLERLAPLSGQLLADHIFTAEQVRSLPDTLRELTARLAPHLATLTAAFDVPEEHLASLPMLTSVNPAPA, from the coding sequence ATGTCGACCAATACGAGTGCTCATGCCCCAAAAGATCCGCTCCTTGCTCCCCGTCGGGGCGAGCTGGCCTCGGTTCTCTTTCTGGACGGCGATACGGGACCCGATCTCCACTCCAGATGGTGCAAGGCGATTTCGACCGGCCTGTTCCGCCACCGCTGCGAGTTGTCAGTCAAGGAGCGGTGGCAGCAGTCGTACGAGCGGCTGCGTGCCCTGAACGAGGAAGTGCATGATGTGCCGGATCTGGTCCGGGACCCGCGAGCGCTGGCCGCACTGCACGAGTGGACATCGGTGGTGGACGGAGCCACGGCCACCGTGGCCGGCATCCACTACAACCTCTTCCTCGGCAGCCTCCTCGACGACGACGTTTCGCCTCCACGTGACCTGGCCGAGTTCGCCGAACTGGCGGTCAACGGAACCTTCCTGTGTACCGAGCACGGACACGGCAACGACGCGGCGGCGCTGGAGACCGTCGCCTGCTATGACCGTGACCGGGACGAGTTCGTGCTGCACACCCCGCACGAGGGCGCGCAGAAATACATGCCCAACACCAGCGCCGCGGGCGGGCCGAAGAGCGCGGTGGTCGCGGCCCGGCTGGTGGTCGACGGCCGGGACGAGGGCGTCCTTTTGTTTCTCACCCCGCTGAGTGACCGACGGGGAACCCTGCCCGGCGTCACGGTGGCGATACTGCCGGACCGGATCGGCAGCCCGGTGGACCACTGTGTCACCAGCTTCGACCACGTCCGCCTGCCGCGCACCGCACTGCTGCAGGGCGAGCACGGACGGCTGACGGTCGAAGGCACTTTGACCAGCGCCGTGGGGAGCGCGCGTAAAAGGTTTCTGCACGCCATCCGGCGGGTGACGGTCGGCAAGTTGTGCATGAGCGCGAGCACCTTGGGCGGCAGCCGCGCGGCACTGGCCATCGCGGTGCGCTACGCGTACCTGCGCCGTATCTCGGGGCCGGTGGCCGGAGAGCGCGTCCCGCTGGCCGCGCACCGCAGCCATCACGCCCGGCTGCTCGCCTGCACCGCCACGGCGTACGCCATGACCTTCCTGCACCGAACCGTCACCGAACGCTGGATCACGCACGGCCCTGAGGACCGGGAGGAGACGGAACGACTGGTGGCGATGGCCAAGGGGTGGATCACCTGGCAGGCCCGCGACATCACGATCGAAAGCCGGGAACGCTGCGGAGCCCGCGCGCTGTTCCCGGTGAACGGGCTTGCCGAATTTCCCGCCAACGCAGACGGAGCCATCACTGCCGAGGGCGACAACCTCGCCGTCTGGTGCAAGGCCGGAGCCGAAATGATTTTCGGCCACGCGGCCGCTCCGGAGCCGCAGACAGCCACCGGTCAGGAGTCCCTGACCGATCCCGCCTTCTTGCGCCGCGCCCTGGCCGCCGCCGAGCGCCACTGGCACCTGACCGCCCGCCGGGACATCCGCAACGGCACGGGGGACGGCCTCGGGCGCTGGAACCATGCCTCCTCCGCAGCCCTCGCCCTGGTCGAGACGCATACGGTGGGCCAGGCCGCCGACGCCTTCGCCGCTGCCTGCGCACAGGCCACCGACCCGAGTACTCGCGCCACCCTGGACGATCTGCACACCCTGTTCCTGCTCGAGCGGCTGGCCCCGCTCAGCGGACAGCTGCTGGCCGACCACATCTTCACCGCCGAACAGGTCCGCTCCTTGCCCGACACCCTGCGCGAGCTGACGGCGAGGCTCGCGCCGCATCTGGCGACCCTGACGGCGGCGTTCGACGTGCCGGAGGAGCACCTGGCGTCGCTGCCGATGCTGACGTCGGTGAATCCCGCCCCGGCATGA
- a CDS encoding transporter substrate-binding domain-containing protein — protein sequence MTIGIAQERAGRSAGQLGSGYERRVGAMAAKALGRQPGFVQMTAESREAALQRRSVEFVMLAITPSRMRGFDVVGPYVRAPSALLTLAGSEPLTKKSDLDGKVVCSPDSSFSEALVKTSGAELERRASVGDCVNALLDKGSDVAAVLSDALTLYEYARVNSRVTVTGQSVIPGYENHGFAMLKGQRQKCVLIKKSIMDYIDDMQWAEDISVLPQVFREDDWKKYRPTDEQINELSCRETPGR from the coding sequence GTGACGATCGGGATCGCGCAGGAACGGGCCGGCCGGTCCGCCGGTCAGCTGGGATCGGGGTACGAGAGGCGTGTCGGTGCCATGGCGGCCAAGGCACTCGGGAGGCAGCCGGGTTTCGTGCAGATGACCGCGGAGTCTCGAGAGGCCGCGCTCCAGCGGCGATCGGTCGAGTTCGTGATGCTCGCGATCACTCCATCTCGGATGAGAGGGTTCGACGTCGTCGGGCCGTACGTACGGGCCCCGTCTGCGCTGCTGACGCTGGCCGGCTCAGAACCCCTGACCAAGAAGTCCGATCTCGATGGCAAGGTCGTGTGCTCCCCCGACAGTTCCTTCAGCGAGGCGCTCGTGAAGACTTCTGGCGCAGAGCTCGAGAGGAGAGCTTCAGTTGGCGACTGTGTGAATGCCCTCCTGGACAAAGGAAGCGACGTCGCCGCTGTCCTCTCGGACGCCCTGACACTCTACGAATACGCCCGCGTGAACTCGAGGGTCACAGTCACCGGGCAGTCCGTCATACCGGGCTACGAGAATCACGGATTCGCCATGCTCAAGGGACAGCGGCAGAAGTGCGTTCTGATCAAAAAGTCGATCATGGACTACATCGACGACATGCAGTGGGCCGAGGACATCAGCGTCCTGCCGCAGGTCTTCCGTGAAGATGATTGGAAAAAATACCGACCGACTGACGAACAGATCAATGAGTTGTCCTGTCGCGAAACGCCGGGTCGCTAG
- a CDS encoding SAM-dependent methyltransferase codes for MDLPRSFTIRESSHRICNPFTSDKLALLGQAISPAPGTRMLDLASGKGEMLCTWARDHGVSGTGVDISTVFLDAARERAAELGVADRVDFVHADASGHVADEPVGIAACIGATWIGAGVAGTVELLRRSLAPGGTMLIGEPYWRREPEDQTVVEGCHMARKDDLLTLPELLKQFGDLGCDVVEMVLADQDSWDRYVAAQWLNIQRWLDANPDDELADEMRAELTAAPVQHARYQREYLGWGVFVLMDR; via the coding sequence ATGGATCTGCCGCGTAGCTTCACCATCCGCGAGAGCAGCCACCGCATCTGCAACCCGTTCACCAGCGACAAGCTCGCTCTCCTGGGCCAGGCCATCAGCCCTGCGCCGGGCACGCGCATGCTCGACCTCGCCTCCGGCAAGGGCGAGATGCTGTGCACCTGGGCCCGGGACCACGGTGTCTCCGGCACAGGGGTCGACATCAGCACCGTCTTCCTCGACGCCGCCCGTGAGCGAGCTGCGGAGCTGGGCGTTGCCGACCGGGTCGACTTCGTGCATGCGGATGCCTCGGGCCACGTCGCCGACGAGCCCGTCGGAATCGCCGCCTGCATTGGCGCGACCTGGATCGGTGCCGGCGTCGCCGGCACCGTCGAACTCCTGCGGCGCAGCCTCGCTCCCGGAGGCACGATGCTGATCGGTGAGCCGTACTGGCGCCGCGAACCGGAGGACCAGACGGTCGTCGAGGGCTGCCACATGGCCCGAAAGGACGACCTGCTCACCCTGCCGGAACTGCTCAAGCAGTTCGGGGACCTGGGCTGCGACGTCGTCGAGATGGTTCTCGCCGATCAGGACAGCTGGGACAGGTACGTCGCGGCTCAGTGGCTCAACATTCAGCGCTGGCTCGACGCCAATCCCGATGACGAGCTCGCCGATGAGATGCGCGCGGAACTGACCGCGGCACCGGTCCAGCACGCCAGGTATCAGCGTGAATACCTCGGGTGGGGCGTTTTCGTCCTGATGGACCGCTGA
- the xdhC gene encoding xanthine dehydrogenase accessory protein XdhC, translated as MTWIAAVARLRARRESGVLVTVATVRGHAPREAGAKLVVGHRETWGSIGGGNVEAVAIDRARELLVAAKAEPELMDFALNDKVTNQHGVQCCGGTVSILLEPLPVVRAVAIFGVGHVGLELARILARQDLDLHLIDSRADTLTDARLDALSDAVAQVHVHHTPLLPEEILDDLPAGTHILIMTHDHAEDAALCDAALRTTHLGSVGLIGSAAKWARFRKRLATEGGHDDTTIDRIKTPIGLTDITGKEPATIAVSVAADLLLAFESVGE; from the coding sequence ATGACGTGGATCGCCGCGGTCGCGCGGTTGCGGGCGCGCCGGGAGTCCGGCGTGCTGGTGACCGTCGCGACCGTGCGCGGTCACGCCCCGCGCGAGGCCGGAGCCAAGCTCGTCGTCGGGCACCGCGAGACATGGGGCTCGATCGGCGGCGGCAACGTGGAGGCCGTCGCGATCGACCGCGCACGCGAGCTGCTCGTCGCGGCCAAGGCGGAGCCGGAGCTGATGGATTTCGCCCTGAACGACAAGGTGACCAACCAGCACGGCGTGCAGTGCTGCGGCGGCACGGTCTCCATCCTGCTCGAACCGCTGCCGGTCGTAAGGGCGGTGGCGATCTTCGGCGTCGGCCACGTCGGCCTGGAACTGGCACGGATCCTGGCCCGCCAGGACCTCGACCTGCACCTGATCGACAGCCGAGCCGACACGCTCACGGACGCCCGGCTCGACGCGCTGTCGGACGCGGTGGCACAGGTGCACGTCCACCACACGCCGCTGCTGCCGGAGGAGATCCTGGACGACCTGCCCGCCGGCACGCACATCCTGATCATGACCCACGACCACGCCGAGGACGCGGCCCTCTGCGACGCCGCCCTGCGCACGACACACCTCGGCTCCGTGGGCCTGATCGGCTCGGCGGCCAAATGGGCACGCTTCCGCAAACGCCTGGCCACCGAGGGCGGCCACGACGACACCACGATCGACCGCATCAAGACCCCGATCGGCCTGACCGACATCACGGGCAAGGAGCCCGCGACGATCGCGGTGAGTGTGGCGGCGGATTTGTTGCTGGCTTTCGAGAGCGTGGGGGAGTAG
- a CDS encoding quercetin 2,3-dioxygenase, translated as MTIEYATRYRRTSRIPAEPGKPYFIEKGEGDRAHLFGDLITIYAGGEQTENTFNFFTVEGPKGDIIPAHLHTDTHEVFYITAGAVRLFVEDTEGNQQEKLLTPGDFGFVPKNCRHAYRMERHHSQVVGVAAGPGGTFERFFENLGAPAEQLGLPAEPVIPEPHKFAGVPQQYDVRFLPDHQWRTQ; from the coding sequence ATGACCATCGAGTACGCCACCCGCTACCGGCGGACCTCACGCATACCCGCGGAACCGGGCAAGCCCTACTTCATCGAGAAGGGCGAAGGGGACCGCGCTCACCTGTTCGGCGACCTCATCACCATCTACGCTGGCGGCGAGCAGACCGAGAACACCTTCAACTTCTTCACCGTCGAAGGCCCCAAAGGCGACATCATCCCGGCCCACCTGCACACCGACACTCACGAGGTCTTCTACATCACCGCAGGCGCCGTCCGGCTGTTCGTCGAGGACACCGAGGGCAACCAGCAGGAGAAGCTGCTCACCCCGGGAGACTTCGGTTTCGTGCCCAAGAACTGCCGGCACGCCTACCGCATGGAACGCCACCACAGCCAGGTCGTCGGCGTCGCCGCCGGACCCGGCGGCACCTTCGAGCGGTTCTTCGAAAACCTCGGCGCGCCCGCCGAGCAGCTCGGTCTGCCCGCCGAACCAGTCATCCCGGAACCGCACAAGTTCGCTGGCGTTCCTCAGCAGTACGACGTGCGCTTCCTTCCCGACCACCAATGGCGGACCCAGTGA
- a CDS encoding MarR family winged helix-turn-helix transcriptional regulator, translating into MQPTRRNLPQLLGDARRWFEDGLLAALEADGAAPVSPTQVQLFAALDDQGTTVSELARRMGVTRQTAHQAVHGLVAAGLLEQTPDPASGRQRLIRRTGEGERVHRQAGLILERLEQQLAERIGREQADALRAALETPWGPPFAPRSA; encoded by the coding sequence ATGCAACCCACCCGCCGCAATCTCCCCCAACTGCTCGGCGACGCCCGGCGCTGGTTCGAAGACGGGCTGCTGGCGGCCCTGGAAGCAGACGGAGCCGCGCCGGTGTCTCCAACTCAGGTACAGCTCTTCGCCGCGCTGGACGACCAGGGCACCACCGTCTCGGAGCTGGCCCGGCGCATGGGCGTCACTCGGCAGACCGCGCACCAGGCCGTGCACGGCCTGGTCGCCGCCGGACTGCTCGAGCAAACCCCCGATCCAGCCTCCGGCCGGCAGCGGCTGATCCGGCGCACCGGGGAAGGGGAGCGTGTGCACCGCCAGGCCGGCCTCATCCTCGAACGGCTGGAACAGCAACTCGCCGAGCGCATCGGCCGGGAGCAGGCCGATGCGCTGCGCGCGGCGCTGGAGACGCCATGGGGCCCGCCGTTCGCCCCACGCTCAGCGTGA
- a CDS encoding SMI1/KNR4 family protein — protein MAFLREYPRQRLGTLAFHLVCRAFHRPCAEAGCEAVVEGLADRSDIAVAVQIIGQPFSEPLVQSLLRHNGTGDDVLLPSYWRLLNTHIIASDWQLGMRIHHEVCEGAEEGDPEDDFGPWWHSHWIPFATSGGGDTLIVDQRPNRRRGRIGEADHEQGTRFRSHPMWSSLPALMDATATPLETGQAVDGYLPVAADETELDWEIL, from the coding sequence TTGGCCTTTCTCCGCGAGTATCCACGCCAGCGCCTCGGCACCCTGGCGTTCCACCTTGTGTGCCGAGCTTTCCATCGTCCGTGTGCGGAGGCGGGCTGCGAGGCCGTTGTCGAGGGTCTCGCCGATCGCTCGGACATCGCCGTAGCCGTGCAGATCATCGGCCAGCCGTTTTCCGAGCCCTTGGTGCAGTCGCTGCTTCGGCACAACGGCACGGGCGACGACGTCCTGCTGCCCTCGTACTGGCGACTCCTCAACACGCACATCATCGCCAGTGATTGGCAACTGGGCATGAGGATCCACCACGAGGTGTGTGAGGGCGCCGAGGAGGGTGATCCTGAGGACGACTTCGGGCCGTGGTGGCATTCCCACTGGATCCCCTTCGCCACAAGTGGCGGTGGTGACACTCTCATCGTCGATCAGCGCCCCAACCGCCGCCGCGGACGCATCGGGGAGGCCGACCACGAGCAGGGCACCCGCTTCCGCTCTCATCCCATGTGGTCATCACTGCCGGCGCTCATGGACGCCACGGCCACACCCCTGGAGACAGGACAAGCCGTAGATGGCTACCTGCCCGTAGCAGCTGACGAGACCGAACTGGACTGGGAGATCCTCTGA